One genomic segment of candidate division WOR-3 bacterium includes these proteins:
- a CDS encoding ferredoxin-thioredoxin reductase catalytic domain-containing protein — translation MPNPWDKIVGTKEYNKNYERLIKVARQKGYVFNKKISRVKKVIGLMTMNYLEYGKYYCPCKQSDPPDLKNDVLCPCPTLDEEVEKDGHCFCELFFKKEKK, via the coding sequence ATGCCCAATCCATGGGATAAAATAGTGGGAACAAAAGAATATAATAAGAACTACGAAAGACTAATCAAGGTTGCCCGTCAAAAAGGCTATGTCTTTAATAAAAAGATAAGCCGGGTAAAAAAGGTGATCGGTCTGATGACCATGAATTATCTTGAATATGGAAAATACTATTGCCCCTGCAAACAGAGTGACCCCCCTGATTTAAAAAATGATGTGCTCTGCCCCTGCCCAACTTTGGATGAAGAAGTGGAAAAGGACGGACATTGTTTCTGCGAATTGTTTTTTAAGAAGGAGAAAAAATGA